A genomic window from Camelina sativa cultivar DH55 chromosome 2, Cs, whole genome shotgun sequence includes:
- the LOC104722852 gene encoding alpha-dioxygenase 1-like, which yields MKIIISLISSILLKFIHEDFREIYSRMSLLDRFLLLIVHGVDKMVPWHKLPVFLGLAYLEIRRHLHQEYNLLNVGQTPVGTRFDPANYPYRTADGKFNDPFNEGVGSQNSFFGRNCPPVDQKTKLLRPDPMVVATKLLERRKFVDTGKQFNMIAASWIQFMIHDWIDHLEDTHQIELVAPKEVANQCPLKSFRFFKTKEVPTGFFEIKTGSQNIRTPWWDSSVLYGSNSKTMERVRTYKDGKLKISEDTGLLLHDEDGLTISGDIRNSWVGLSALQALFIKEHNAVCDALKDEDSDLEDEDLYRYARLVTSAVIAKIHTIDWTTQLLKTDTLLAGMRANWYGLLGKKFKDSFGHAGSSILGGLVGMKKPQNHGVPYSLTEEFTSVYRMHSLLPDQLQMRDIDVVPGTNKSLPLMEEIYMENLIGRKGEQNMSQIGFTKLMVSMGHQASGALELMNYPMWLRDIVPQDPNGQERPDHVDLAALEIYRDRERNVARYNDFRRAMFMIPIAKWEDLTDDVEAIEVLDDVYGSDIEELDLLVGLMAEKKIKGFAISETAFYIFLIMASRRLEADRFFTSEFNEKIYTKKGLEWVNTTESLKDVFDRHYPEMTDKWMNSESAFSVWDSPPVTKNPIPLYLRIPS from the exons ATGAAAATAATCATTTCTCTAATCTCTTCTATTTTGCTTAAATTTATCCACGAAGACTTCCGTGAGATTTATTCAAGAATGTCCCTCCTCGATCGTTTCCTACTTCTT ATCGTGCATGGAGTGGATAAGATGGTTCCATGGCACAAGCTTCCGGTGTTCTTGGGTTTAGCCTATCTTGAAATACGTAGGCATCTTCACCAAGAATACAATCTTCTCAACGTCGGTCAAACTCCGGTTGGAACCCGGTTTGATCCTGCTAATTATCCGTACCGGACTGCTGACGGAAAATTCAATGATCCGTTTAATGAAGGCGTCGGCAGTCAAAATAGCTTCTTCGGAAGAAATTGTCCTCCGGTCGATCAGAAAACAAAG ttattGAGGCCAGATCCTATGGTGGTGGCGACAAAACTATTAGAAAGGAGAAAGTTTGTCGACACAGGAAAACAGTTCAATATGATTGCAGCTTCTTGGATTCAATTTATGATCCATGATTGGATTGATCATCTTGAAGATACTCACCAG ATCGAGCTTGTGGCTCCAAAAGAAGTAGCGAACCAGTGTCCTTTAAAGTCCTTTAGGTTCTTCAAGACAAAGGAAGTCCCTACCGGTTTCTTCGAAATCAAGACCGGTTCGCAAAATATCCGTACACCTTGGTG GGATTCGAGCGTCCTCTACGGAAGCAACTCAAAAACAATGGAGAGAGTAAGAACTTACAAAGATGGTAAACTTAAGATATCGGAGGACACCGGTCTCCTTCTCCATGATGAAGACGGTTTAACCATCTCTGGTGACATTCGTAACAGTTGGGTCGGCCTCTCTGCCTTGCAAGCTCTTTTCATCAAAGAACACAACGCCGTATGCGACGCCCTCAAG GATGAGGATAGTGACTTGGAAGACGAAGAT TTGTACCGCTACGCGAGGCTAGTAACCTCAGCAGTGATAGCCAAGATTCACACCATAGATTGGACAACCCAGCTTCTCAAAACCGACACTTTACTAGCTGGAATGCGAGCGAATTG GTACGGACTACTAGGAAAGAAGTTTAAAGATTCTTTCGGACATGCTGGCAGTTCGATCTTGGGAGGTCTCGTGGGTATGAAAAAACCGCAAAATCATGGTGTCCCATATTCTTTAACCGAGGAGTTCACTAGCGTGTACCGAATGCACTCTCTCTTACCTGATCAACTCCAGATGCGTGACATTGATGTTGTACCGGGAACTAATAAATCACTACCGTTGATGGAAGA GATTTATATGGAAAATTTGATTGGTCGTAAAGGCGAACAAAACATGTCTCAGATTGGATTCACTAAGCTAATGGTCTCAATGGGTCACCAAGCAAGTGGAGCACTTGAACTGATGAACTATCCAATGTGGTTAAGAGATATAGTTCCCCAAGACCCCAACGGCCAAGAACGTCCAGACCACGTCGACTTAGCTGCTTTAGAGA TCTACCGGGACAGGGAGAGGAATGTGGCACGGTACAACGATTTTAGGAGAGCTATGTTTATGATTCCAATAGCCAAGTGGGAAGATCTAACGGATGATGTGGAAGCGATTGAAGTGCTGGATGATGTGTATGGTAGTGATATAGAGGAGCTTGATCTTCTAGTTGGACTTATGGCAGAGAAGAAAATCAAAGGTTTCGCTATCAGTGAGACTGCTTTTTATATTTTCCTCATCATGGCCTCAAG GCGATTAGAAGCGGACAGATTTTTCACAAGCGAATTCAATGAGAAGATTTATACGAAGAAGGGACTTGAATGGGTGAATACCACAGAGAGTCTCAAGGATGTGTTTGATCGTCATTATCCTGAAATGACCGATAAATGGATGAATTCCGAAAGTGCATTTTCAGTATGGGATTCTCCACCGGTTACTAAAAATCCAATCCCTCTCTATCTCCGAATTCCTTCTTAG
- the LOC104751158 gene encoding uncharacterized protein LOC104751158, giving the protein MPRICPCGERIVEEISPTEKEKKIWFTCVKYKDDGLHRRKIWADAIEEETKSLRKDVDNHWERLREFEPHHTQIYNLQMQLQEKSDEIAKLREVVAELSSRVDLLDKLCYD; this is encoded by the exons ATGCCTCGAATATGCCCATGTGGCGAACGAATCGTCGAAGAGATCTCTccaacagaaaaagagaaaaagatatgGTTTACTTGCGTTAAGTATAAG GATGATGGATTGCACAGGCGGAAAATATGGGCTgatgcaattgaagaagaaacaaaaagcttAAGGAAGGATGTTGATAACCATTGGGAGAGATTGAGGGAATTCGAACCCCATCATACTCAGATCTATAATTTGCAGATGCAGCTTCAGGAGAAGAGTGACGAGATTGCCAAACTAAGGGAGGTGGTGGCGGAGCTTTCCAGTCGAGTCGATCTCCTTGATAAATTGTGTTATGATTGA
- the LOC104751167 gene encoding LOW QUALITY PROTEIN: agamous-like MADS-box protein AGL80 (The sequence of the model RefSeq protein was modified relative to this genomic sequence to represent the inferred CDS: deleted 1 base in 1 codon) produces MTRKKVKLAYISNDSSRKATFKKRKKGLMKKVNELSTLCGITSCAIIFSPYDTTPEVWPSNSGVQKIISEFRTLPEMDKQKKMVDQEAFLKQRIAKAIENLRRQRKDNRELEMTEVMFQCLIGNIGMFHLNIMDLNDLGYLIEQYLKDVNRRVEILQNLGIEIGKSSSTVAATSEGSRLMVDLVATTTPTATTYEVGSSSSYAAVTTLLNPIQQQQIFRPTAPQIGVYQPRQNLNLNLNNNNNQNQQQWFMEMTNHEQMRYPSEPMKFSFMDDNHHNHNHIHHHQEENQHQIDGESSTALDAANSNSTIPVTYPNNTNNLWFH; encoded by the exons atgacaagaaagaaagtaaaacttgCTTACATTTCGAATGATTCTTCGAGAAAagcaactttt aaaaaaagaaagaagggtTTGATGAAGAAAGTAAACGAACTCTCCACTCTTTGTGGTATCACTTCATGCGCGATCATCTTCAGTCCATACGACACCACTCCTGAAGTGTGGCCATCAAATTCTGGTGTGCAAAAGATAATCTCTGAATTTAGGACACTCCCAGAGATGGACAAGCAAAAGAAGATGGTAGATCAAGAGGCTTTTCTCAAACAAAGAATAGCAAAAGCGATTGAGAATTTGAGGAGACAACGGAAAGATAATAGGGAGCTCGAGATGACTGAAGTCATGTTCCAATGTTTGATTGGAAATATTGGAATGTTTCATCTAAATATTATGGATCTTAATGATTTGGGTTATTTAATTGAGCAATATCTTAAAGATGTTAATCGCAGGGTCgagattttgcaaaatttgGGTATTGAAATTGGCAAATCTTCTTCTACTGTGGCAGCTACTTCTGAAGGGAGTAGACTAATGGTGGATTTGGTGGCAACAACCACTCCAACTGCTACAACTTATGAGGTGGGTTCTTCTTCCTCATATGCGGCAGTCACGACATTGTTAAATCCTATTCAACAGCAACAAATTTTTCGTCCAACAGCTCCACAAATTGGAGTTTATCAGCCCCGTCAAAATCTGAATTTAAATctgaataataataacaatcaaaaccaacaacaatggTTCATGGAAATGACGAATCATGAGCAAATGAGGTATCCATCAGAACCCATGAAGTTTTCATTCATGGATGACAACCACCATAACCACAACCACATCCACCACCATCAAGAAGAGAACCAACATCAAATCGATGGCGAGTCGTCCACCGCTCTCGATGCCGCCAACTCAAACAGTACAATCCCTGTTACTTATCCAAATAATACCAATAATCTATGGTTTCATTAg
- the LOC104722870 gene encoding ankyrin repeat and SAM domain-containing protein 4B-like, with product MYCDRVEAETGISKTLKNRLNGGSGHISSRNTQVTRKRGRADDDKWEHDLFEGYDEPQLSNRRIDPKDLRLKLRKKHHGLQSGGRAFSLSVGDLRNKLSGTVNPQSRREAARPVIRKVAGATKSETRTAPNGATKKKSQQNDESVDSFLESLGLEKYSTSFQVEEVDMDALMHMTDDDLKALLIPMGPRKKILLALGSKRG from the exons ATGTACTGTGATCGAGTGGAAGCTGAAACTGGAATCAGCAAAACGTTAAAGAACCGTCTCAATGGCGGCTCCGGTCACATCTCTTCTCGCAACACACAAGTCACGAGGAAGAG AGGAAGGGCGGATGATGATAAGTGGGAGCATGATCTTTTCGAAGGCTACGACGAGCCTCAGCTTTCAA ACCGCAGAATTGACCCTAAAGATCTCCGTTTGAAGCTTCGAAAGAAACATCATGGCTTGCAAAGTGGTGGACGAGCATTTAGTCTGAGCGTTGGGGATCTACGGAATAAGCTCTCTGGGACTGTGAATCCGCAATCTAGAAGGGAGGCTGCTAGACCTGTCATAAGGAAGGTTGCAGGTGCAACCAAATCTGAGACTAGAACAGCTCCGAACGGAGCAACCAAGAAGAAATCACAGCAG AATGATGAATCGGTTGATAGCTTCCTGGAATCATTGGGTCTCGAGAAATATTCCACCTCATTTCAAGTGGAAGAA GTTGATATGGATGCTCTAATGCATATGACAGATGATGACCTCAAAGCTCTGCTCATACCAATG GGACCTAGGAAGAAGATACTTCTTGCTTTGGGATCTAAACGTGGATAG